The Tachypleus tridentatus isolate NWPU-2018 chromosome 5, ASM421037v1, whole genome shotgun sequence genome includes a window with the following:
- the LOC143250391 gene encoding anoctamin-9-like isoform X2: MKKAPRKWLMNNWALVWAIYKEQPFDDINKGICEDYKDTILCRRCDVEGCRYGRLGQTCTFARITHLFDNGAAVFLDFMSLWGCCKCGEDGHMS, encoded by the exons ATGAAAAAAGCTCCTCGGAAATGGTTAATGAACAACTGGGCTTTGGTTTGGGCAATATATAAAGAACAACCTTTTGATGACATCAA TAAGGGAATTTGTGAAGACTACAAGGACACCATATTATGTCGTCGGTGTGACGTAGAAGGATGTAGATATGGAAGATTAGGCCAGACGTGCACTTTTGCAAGAATAACTCATCTTTTCGACAATGGTGCTGCTgtatttcttgattttatgtcactctggg GATGTTGTAAGTGTGGTGAAGATGGACACATGTCATGA
- the LOC143250391 gene encoding anoctamin-2-like isoform X1, whose product MTSRNILELRSALAWILHLYADLSFISRSVVFTVLGDAHSKGICEDYKDTILCRRCDVEGCRYGRLGQTCTFARITHLFDNGAAVFLDFMSLWGCCKCGEDGHMS is encoded by the exons ATGACATCAA gGAATATTTTGGAGTTAAGATCGGCCTTGGCTTGGATTTTACACCTGTATGCTGATTTAAGCTTCATTAGTAGGAGTGTTGTGTTTACTGTATTGGGTGATGCTCACAG TAAGGGAATTTGTGAAGACTACAAGGACACCATATTATGTCGTCGGTGTGACGTAGAAGGATGTAGATATGGAAGATTAGGCCAGACGTGCACTTTTGCAAGAATAACTCATCTTTTCGACAATGGTGCTGCTgtatttcttgattttatgtcactctggg GATGTTGTAAGTGTGGTGAAGATGGACACATGTCATGA